A part of Stigmatella erecta genomic DNA contains:
- a CDS encoding serine/threonine-protein kinase, translated as MQVPALHCSCATPHPDRVQCPTLIREPAAPGADLGWEALGAQGLDPENLTGQQFGSFRMVRELGRGGMGTVWLAEHVLIQKRVAVKVLHAHLIRDRRLVTRFLSEARTLTLIQHPNVVSLFDLNMREGRPYLVMEYLEGQSLASLAQEPLAPALAVELLSQVCDALSAAHAHGVVHRDLKPANVFLLPREKGGYRVKLLDFGIAKLLSYPAGVMPTQSGTLLGTPEFMAPEQCSGAPVDGRADLYAAGVLGYQLLTGQLPFTGSHPAEVLLAHLMKPPPLAHAHHPGVPEALSRVLVRAMAKKPEDRFATAEALRQALQEALRPAPPPPLTVHMRRKGADAPRVLRGERAGRLGLFLYMEEGAPPPVLEDVALRLQLPGGELSCTGQVVRHVSAEQARAWHMAPGFGLELRDSSPDFLHTFERLLAGGPPAAPVPAPASALEEARAEALLRNFRGGTDLYAVLGVAKDAPTDAIRRRAREARAVLEPLRGQPLSPALRQRVEAALARVGEALHTLGHLERRVEHDAQLRNLEGLLRCLSEGLTVTALEQCRARFLSRQRVPQGRATLYLATGLAFAAQGELHQALEAYEQALRIDPLHLEALKRWRMLRAQLRGTPAPAEGAAR; from the coding sequence GTGCAAGTCCCTGCGCTCCATTGCTCCTGCGCAACACCGCACCCGGACCGGGTTCAGTGCCCCACGCTCATCCGTGAGCCGGCGGCACCGGGCGCGGACCTGGGGTGGGAGGCCCTGGGCGCGCAGGGCCTGGACCCGGAGAACCTGACGGGCCAGCAGTTCGGCAGCTTCCGCATGGTGCGCGAGCTGGGCCGCGGGGGCATGGGCACGGTGTGGCTGGCCGAGCACGTCCTCATCCAGAAGCGCGTGGCGGTGAAGGTGCTCCATGCCCATCTGATCCGCGACCGGCGGCTGGTGACGCGCTTCCTGTCCGAGGCGCGCACGCTCACGCTCATCCAGCACCCGAACGTCGTCTCGCTCTTCGACCTGAACATGCGCGAGGGGCGCCCCTACCTCGTCATGGAGTACCTGGAGGGGCAGAGCCTGGCGTCGCTCGCGCAGGAGCCCCTGGCGCCGGCGCTCGCCGTGGAGCTGCTCTCGCAGGTGTGTGACGCGCTGAGCGCCGCGCACGCCCACGGCGTCGTCCACCGGGACTTGAAGCCGGCCAACGTCTTTCTGCTCCCCCGGGAGAAGGGGGGCTACCGGGTGAAGCTGCTCGACTTCGGCATCGCCAAGCTCCTGTCCTACCCGGCGGGGGTGATGCCCACCCAGAGCGGCACGCTGCTGGGCACCCCGGAGTTCATGGCGCCCGAGCAGTGCAGTGGCGCGCCCGTGGATGGGCGGGCGGACCTGTACGCCGCGGGGGTGCTCGGCTACCAGCTGCTCACCGGCCAGCTGCCCTTCACCGGCAGCCACCCGGCCGAGGTGCTGCTGGCCCACCTGATGAAGCCGCCCCCCCTGGCCCACGCGCACCACCCGGGCGTGCCCGAGGCGCTCTCGCGCGTGCTGGTGCGCGCCATGGCCAAGAAGCCCGAGGACCGCTTCGCCACGGCCGAGGCGCTGCGCCAGGCCCTGCAGGAGGCCCTGCGCCCGGCGCCGCCGCCCCCGCTCACCGTGCACATGCGCCGCAAGGGCGCCGATGCGCCGCGGGTGCTGCGCGGGGAGCGGGCGGGCCGCCTGGGCCTCTTCCTTTATATGGAGGAGGGCGCGCCGCCGCCCGTGCTGGAGGACGTGGCGCTGCGGCTCCAGCTGCCCGGCGGGGAGCTCTCCTGCACGGGCCAGGTGGTGCGGCACGTGTCCGCCGAGCAGGCCCGGGCCTGGCACATGGCCCCGGGCTTTGGCCTGGAGCTGCGGGACTCCTCGCCGGACTTCCTGCACACCTTCGAGCGGCTCCTGGCCGGAGGCCCCCCGGCGGCGCCTGTCCCGGCGCCCGCCTCGGCCCTGGAGGAGGCGCGCGCGGAGGCGCTGCTGCGCAACTTCCGCGGGGGCACGGACCTGTACGCGGTGCTGGGGGTGGCCAAGGACGCGCCCACCGACGCCATCCGCCGCCGGGCGCGCGAGGCCCGCGCGGTGCTGGAGCCCCTGCGCGGGCAGCCCCTGTCCCCCGCGCTGCGCCAGCGCGTGGAGGCGGCGCTCGCCCGCGTGGGCGAGGCGCTCCACACCCTGGGCCACCTGGAGCGGCGCGTGGAGCACGACGCCCAGCTGCGCAACCTGGAGGGGCTCCTGCGCTGCCTCTCCGAGGGACTCACCGTGACGGCCCTGGAGCAGTGCCGCGCCCGCTTCCTCTCCCGGCAGCGCGTGCCCCAGGGGCGCGCCACGCTCTACCTCGCCACGGGCCTGGCCTTCGCCGCCCAGGGCGAGCTGCACCAGGCGCTGGAGGCTTACGAGCAGGCGCTGCGCATCGACCCGCTCCACCTGGAGGCCCTCAAGCGCTGGCGCATGCTCCGGGCACAGCTGCGCGGCACGCCCGCCCCCGCCGAGGGGGCGGCCCGCTGA